A window of Gammaproteobacteria bacterium contains these coding sequences:
- a CDS encoding methyltransferase domain-containing protein produces MRDDECIQFLQWALPKQRMRWPGFRKVRGQVCKRITRRMAELSIDEISDYRDYLAEHEAEWSVLDNLCQVTISSFYRDRQMYLFLAREVLPDLARWDLRQGEDYLRVWSVGSGSGEEPFTISLIWHLQVQSLFPGLSLRLIATDANPVMRQRVADACYAYSSVKNLPADWIDTAFTREAKRYCLKPEFRDGIQFMPQDVRQINPTETFDLVLCRNLVFTYFDEDLQRNILDRMLGVLKPDGALVIGIHERLPEGVGGFNEWSAKLRIYRKTS; encoded by the coding sequence ATGCGGGATGATGAATGCATACAGTTTCTGCAGTGGGCGTTGCCAAAACAGCGGATGCGCTGGCCCGGCTTTCGCAAAGTCCGTGGTCAGGTATGCAAGCGTATTACCCGGCGCATGGCAGAATTAAGTATCGACGAAATTTCAGATTATCGTGACTATCTGGCAGAGCACGAAGCTGAATGGAGTGTTCTCGACAACCTGTGCCAGGTGACGATTTCCAGCTTCTACCGTGACCGGCAGATGTACCTGTTTCTCGCCCGGGAGGTGTTGCCGGATCTGGCGCGGTGGGATCTGCGACAGGGTGAGGATTACCTGAGGGTCTGGAGTGTGGGCAGCGGATCGGGCGAAGAGCCGTTTACGATATCGTTGATCTGGCACTTACAGGTGCAATCGCTATTCCCGGGCCTGTCGCTGCGCCTGATCGCCACGGACGCCAATCCCGTGATGCGGCAGCGTGTTGCCGATGCCTGTTATGCTTACAGCAGCGTAAAAAATCTGCCGGCAGACTGGATTGATACGGCATTTACCCGGGAGGCGAAACGGTATTGCCTGAAACCAGAATTCAGGGACGGTATCCAGTTCATGCCTCAGGATGTGCGGCAAATAAATCCAACAGAAACATTCGACCTGGTGTTATGTCGAAATCTGGTGTTCACCTATTTCGACGAAGACCTGCAGCGTAACATCCTTGACCGCATGCTGGGCGTGTTAAAGCCGGACGGAGCCCTGGTGATCGGGATCCATGAACGTTTGCCCGAAGGCGTTGGCGGGTTCAATGAATGGTCAGCCAAATTACGGATTTATCGTAAGACCAGCTGA
- a CDS encoding radical SAM protein, which yields MNQPDSRQMFEPAYRALLHDNQLAARAEQAYQHMADCDLCARYCHVDRFRTIKGAVCRTGTAAVVNSFGPHHGEEGPLRGARGSGTIFFSWCNLRCVFCQNWEISQKGRGHEVTPQTLADMMLQLQAQGCHNINLVTPSHVVAQIIAAVQIAAPQGLHLPLVYNTGGYDSPEALALLDGIIDIYMPDMKYGNSGIARQYSRVRNYVEVNFAAVKEMHRQVGDLRLDEKGIARRGLLVRHLVLPNNLAGSKAVIAFLAEEISKDTYLNLMDQYRPCYRSDENPPLDRPLSEGEYRRTLELAREYGLGRLDTRLGWRQFLR from the coding sequence ATGAACCAGCCTGACTCCCGGCAAATGTTTGAACCCGCTTATCGGGCGCTATTACATGACAACCAGCTGGCGGCACGGGCCGAGCAAGCGTATCAACATATGGCCGACTGCGATTTGTGTGCGCGCTATTGCCATGTCGACCGTTTCAGGACCATCAAGGGCGCTGTCTGCCGTACAGGCACAGCGGCTGTGGTGAACAGTTTCGGCCCCCATCACGGCGAAGAGGGCCCGCTGCGCGGGGCCCGTGGCTCGGGCACGATATTCTTCTCCTGGTGCAACCTGCGCTGTGTATTCTGCCAGAACTGGGAGATCAGCCAAAAAGGCCGGGGGCACGAAGTGACCCCGCAAACATTGGCCGACATGATGCTGCAATTGCAGGCACAGGGTTGCCACAATATCAACCTTGTCACACCCAGCCACGTGGTGGCGCAAATTATCGCCGCGGTTCAAATTGCCGCACCACAGGGATTACATTTGCCGCTGGTTTATAACACGGGCGGTTACGACAGCCCCGAGGCATTGGCATTACTGGACGGGATCATCGATATCTATATGCCGGATATGAAATACGGCAATTCCGGCATCGCACGTCAATACTCGAGAGTTCGGAATTATGTCGAGGTAAACTTTGCCGCTGTTAAAGAAATGCATCGCCAGGTTGGTGATCTGCGGCTGGACGAGAAGGGTATCGCACGACGCGGATTGCTGGTTCGACACCTGGTGCTGCCCAACAATCTTGCCGGCAGTAAAGCGGTCATCGCCTTCCTCGCTGAGGAGATATCAAAAGACACCTATTTAAACCTGATGGATCAATACCGACCTTGTTATCGGTCCGATGAAAACCCGCCCCTCGATCGGCCATTAAGCGAAGGCGAATACCGGCGAACACTTGAACTTGCCAGAGAATATGGATTAGGCCGGCTTGACACCCGGCTCGGTTGGCGGCAATTCCTCAGATGA
- a CDS encoding bifunctional DNA primase/polymerase: MRTQSPDTLAAALRYAHHHWSVIPMRARDKRPLIKWLEYQQRRATEDEINEWYQRWTTANVGIVTGAISGLVVLDIDPRHGGEQSLAQWETAHGPLPISVEAKTGGGGRHVYFKHPGGIIHNRVGIVPGIDLRGDGGCVVAPPSIHSSGNAYTWVSGHEPDKIVAAEVPEWLLRLLRGDAKNPGHSLEHWRQLVREGVDEGMRNNTLASLSGHLFWHGIDADVVIELLSCWNRIRCSPPLDDDEVVHTVLSIFRLHQQGSSEELPPTEPGVKPA, encoded by the coding sequence ATGCGCACTCAGTCACCTGATACGCTCGCAGCAGCCTTGCGCTATGCCCATCATCATTGGTCCGTAATTCCGATGCGGGCGCGTGACAAGCGCCCGTTGATCAAATGGCTTGAGTATCAACAACGGCGGGCAACGGAGGATGAAATCAATGAATGGTATCAACGGTGGACAACGGCAAATGTAGGCATTGTGACCGGTGCGATCTCTGGCCTGGTGGTACTGGATATCGATCCCCGGCATGGTGGTGAGCAAAGTCTTGCGCAGTGGGAGACGGCACATGGTCCTTTACCGATTTCCGTTGAAGCCAAGACTGGTGGCGGAGGCCGTCATGTCTACTTTAAACATCCCGGCGGCATAATACATAACCGTGTCGGCATTGTTCCCGGTATCGATCTGCGAGGTGATGGTGGCTGTGTGGTAGCCCCTCCTTCCATTCATAGCAGTGGAAATGCCTACACCTGGGTGAGTGGGCATGAGCCGGACAAGATTGTGGCAGCCGAGGTGCCAGAATGGTTGCTAAGACTCTTGCGTGGTGATGCTAAAAACCCAGGGCATAGCCTGGAGCATTGGCGTCAGCTGGTCAGGGAAGGTGTTGACGAGGGCATGAGGAATAATACGCTTGCCTCCTTGTCGGGACATCTGTTCTGGCATGGCATCGATGCGGATGTCGTGATCGAACTGCTATCGTGCTGGAATCGGATACGTTGCTCACCGCCACTGGATGACGACGAAGTCGTTCATACGGTACTGAGTATTTTCCGTCTGCACCAACAGGGTTCATCTGAGGAATTGCCGCCAACCGAGCCGGGTGTCAAGCCGGCCTAA